The Henningerozyma blattae CBS 6284 chromosome 6, complete genome genomic interval ACTTTACCGTtcttaatgatattatattCAGCCAATAATGAACGAGCTTCCTTAGTAATAGCTAAAACTAATTCATAATCTTTATCGGCCTTTTCATTGCTGAAATCTTTTCTGAAAACTGGGTAAGATGCCTTAACAATTGTTTCTGAAGTTTCTGAAGAACGTTTTGGTAAACGTTGCCACATTTCTTCAGAAATAAATGGCATGAATGgatgaattaatttcaagGCATTGTCTAATAAAATGTATAAAGTATCTTTAGCAGATTTTTGTTCAACTTCTGTACCTTCTTGGATCAAATACTTGGAGTTTTCAATGTAAACATCACATACTAAGTACCAGAATTCATAAATAGCACTAGTAgaatttaagaaatcaCGCTTTTCGATAGCTTCATTTACAACCTTAGCACAGTTGGTCAATTTGTTCAAAATCCATTGTTCGACTAAAGATTCATGACCAGTTAATTCTTCCTTGGCAGATGGAACATACTCTTCACCCAATCTCATTAAAGCAAACTTAGTAGCTTGATAGATCTTGTTACAAAACTTTCTGTAACCTTCAACACGTAAGATATCTAAGTTAATATCACGACCACCAGTAGTATAAGCACATAAGGCAAATCTCATAGCATCACTACCACATTGTGGAATACCATTTGGATAAGATTCTTTTTGGCCATCCTTAGCTTTTTCGATTTCCCTTGGGTCTAAGTTACCAACTAATAACTTAGCATGtaaatcttctaatttgATACCTCTGATAACATCTAATGGATCAACGACATTACCTAAAGATTTAGACATCTTACGACCTTGGGCATCTCTAACCAAAGAATGGCAGAAAACTTCTTTGAAAGGAATAGAACCAGTCAATTTAATACCTAACAAAATCATTCTAGTAACCCAGAAGAATAAGATGTCCCACCCAGTTTCTAACATTGAGAAAGGATAGAAGTTTTCCAAATCCTTGGTTTTGTTTGGCCAACCTAAAGTAGAAAATGGCCACAAACCAGAAGAAAACCAAGTATCTAAGACATCTTCATCTCTTTCTAATGTAAACTTGGTATTTGGGAATTTAGCTTCAGCCTTAGCTTGagcttcttcttcagttCTACCAGCGACCCAATATTTACCGTCATTTGGATCATTTTCTTCACCATCAATATGAACAAAATAAACTGGACAACGATGACCCCACCATAGTTGTCTGGAAATACACCAATCTTGGATATTGTTAACCCAGTGGAAGTATTCGGCTTCAGATGACTTTGGAGCAATGTTAATTTCACCATTCTTAACAGCCTTAATAGCCTCCTTAGCCATATCACCTTGTGCAACCCACCATTGTGGCTTTAATAATGGTTCAATAATATCACCAGATCTAGAACAAGTTGGAATTGAcatttcattatcttcTTGGCCAACATataaattcttttcttttaataattcaataactTTCTTTCTGGCATCGAATCTCTTCATACCTTCCCATTCTGGGCCACAGTTTTCGTTTAATAAACCATCATCAGTTAAAATGTTAATGAATTCCAAATTATGACGTTTACCAGTGTTGTAATCGTTTTGGTCATGAGCTGGAGTAATTTTAACGGCACCAGTACCAAATTCCATATCGACAGCTTCCTTATCACAGATAATTGGGATTTTTCTTGGTAAAAATGGGTGTTGAATAAATTTACCGTGTAAGTGTTTATAACGATCATCATCTGGATGAACTGCCACAGCGGTATCACCAAATAATGTTTCTGGTCTAGTAGTAGCAATAATTAGCTTTTCGTCAGAATCAACGACTGGGTAAGCAAAGGAAGTTAAGACACCAAATTCAACCTTTTCATCGTAGTTTGGAACACTCAATAGTGTTCTACCCTTAACTTCTTTGTTTTCAACTTCTAAGTTAGAAATAGCAGTGTTTAATTTAACAGACCAGTTAACTAATCTTGCAGCACGATAAATAGTACCGTCATCATGTAATCTAACAAAAGCTTCTTCAACTGCTTCGGTTAATTCTGGAGATAAAGTAAAAGCTTCACGAGTCCAATCGTAAGAAGCACCTAAATATTGGATTTGACCCTTAATTCTTTGATGGTATTCTTCTTTCCATTCCCAAACTTTCTTAACAAAAGTTTCTCTACCATAATCGTGTCTggttttcttttctttggCCCATAATTGTTTTTCGACAACAGATTGAGTTGCAATACCTGCATGATCAAAACCAGGTAAGAATAAAACAGTTTTACCCTTCATTCTGTAGAATCTGATTAAAGAATCTTGAATAGCAATAGTCAAAGCATGACCGATATGTAAAGCGCCTGTAACATTTGGTGGTGGAGCTGGAATACAGAATAACCCTTCTGGTTTAACCTTGCCGTCTTCAGTGAATTCTGGTTCGAAGAAACCACTTTTAACCCACCAGTCATACCAGGAACTTTCAACATTGGCTGGGTTGTATGCTTTCAAAGCTGGGTCATCAAGAGAAAccaatacttttttttcaccaGGTACAGTCTTATCAACAAATTCTGGAACTGGGGCAGATTCCTTAGCAGGCTTCttcttatttttgttttcagAACCTGGCTTGCTAGCTGCAGCTTGCTTTTTTGCTTGTTTAGCAGCAAACTTTAGTAATTTTTCAGCCTTcttcttttccttttcaatttcttttggaGTCTTTGGAGTTCCATCTTCCTTCACAGGATTAATGATAACTTCCCCAGTCTTTGGATCAACGGGAGGTAAATTTGCCAAGTCACTCATTGTGGTTGGGTATCGATTTATATTgctttctttttctaaaaattacaaaattcagaaaagacaaaattattatcttaaaagaatttttttttattaatgaaattatgaAATTTGGGTTATCTGACAACTTTTTCCAGTAGATTTGTCATAGTAATTGGTCATTACTAGAGCACATTCGTCGTTGAATGTGTGCTAGgaattcattatatttcatCAACGTTTTTCGGTCAAATTTCGAGTGCTCATCACAGATCTGAAAATTTTAGCCGCAAGCTGTGTGTCACACAAGATGGCGCGACggaaataaatcaaaaagaaaacgATTATAAGCAAATGaaataacaaaattaaaataaaatttataatttattttataggATATTTATATCTATCTAATAGCTTTGCTCTTAAATGCTTGGTTCAAAGTCCTTGTAGGCCTTTTGAAACAAGTTAACTTCATTCTCTTCTTGCTTCCTAGTCTGATTGCAAATCGAAGAGTCCCATCTCACACGGCGTGGAAGATTTAACATATAAGCAAGAACTCTCCTTCCAAACTGGAGGTCAATTCTATCTTCAGGATCAAATTGAGCAAGATAAAGCTTCGAGGAAGATGGTGTTTCGTATACTGtaaattgtaaataattaaCAAGTGGATTTGTTACTAATGCCTCATACTCCTTGTCTGTATTTGAATGAAACAAACTAAACGTGAGATTAGTGTTTTtagtatatttttcattgttCATATATAATTGTCTATCAAGTGAGTCCTTGAACTTCATGATACAATACTTAGGAACTGggaatatttgtttatgGAAATGAAAAGACTTTTCGCTTTGAATCTCAAAACTGACGGTACacatttcaaattttaagaaattcATTGCTACAACACTCTTTTCTAATTGTAGCATTTCAATATCTAGATTTGTAGAAGCAGTAAAGTCATTCTCGTGCTTTGTCCGTAATTTTGCTTTATGTTCAATTGGAACAACCAAGCAATGCCCTGAAAACCCCATTTCACCTTTAGGAGTTGTTAATGGACCCCTAGCAATTGTTAGATACGCAAGGGAgccaatatatataatcatGTGGTCTTGAATATTGGAGTTTGTAAAGCAAAAATGGCAATCAGTCGGTAAAACAATCTTCGGTTTTTTAATGGGATGTGTTTCTTGcatagtattatttaattgattattagCTGAAAGTTTATTACTAGCATTATTCCCGTCTAATTTACgcttttttattatgtCCATATAGGGATTTGAAGTTAAACTGGATAGATTTAGAGGTAGAGTGCTCGTTAAATCTAATTCAAAAGCATACGCCCATTTAGAACCTGAGTTATATGCCGCAATATTCATAAAACGTGTAATTCTATCTGAATCAGGCCATAAAAAAGGTTTTAATTCCAAGAACGTTTGTGTATATttataactaaaatgatATCGAGGTTCAAAAatcttatttaatttatcaataacTTCATTACCACCAAGACTATTTTCTCGGTGAGAAATAGATACGCTCCATTCTTTTGTAATTAATAAGTCTACTTTTGAAGTATTCTTAGAAAATTGTGacaaaatttcatttttctttgacGTGAGTTCACTTGATGATATGGTGTTATATCCTAACCGTATTCCATTAGAGAATTCAAATACCCCTATGCCTCCTAAAATTTTAACGCCATTCTTTAGAACTCTTGATCCTGATTCTTCAAATAGTTTATtctctaataaaaataactgTGGAAGATTGTCTGAATCTGGAAAAATACGACTTTCTAACTCATTAAATGTATCGGATATTTCTCCTAACACTAAACAAGAAGTAAATGGTCCATGCTTTTTATGAAGAGAAACGACTTTTTCTATGACGGTTGCTAAGTCTTCTTGAAGAGAATGAactactaataatttagattttaACATATTTGCATCGAAGgaagtattaatatttttgcaacttcaaaatattgaaataaatttcaaaaagataaaagatAGAGATAATACCTCAAGATTCTAATCTGAAAAGAGAATGGACTTGGGACTGATGGTAGATGCATAGAATGTACATTACTACCTTTAAAATAGCACTTTGTATTTGATAGCCATCTCCACTTTTTCACATTCGGCCGGGTAAGTGATGAGCTTTGAAGAtttttatgaaaaaatcTCTACCATATTTCTTATTAAAAATCTCAGATGAGGTACGACTGATTgtaaaaattcttaatatacaaatttatttttttacaaagGAAATAAAAGGTCGAAACATACTATCGTTGATCCCCTTctaattatatttgaaaaatataattatcacCATGTCTAATATCGTTGGTATTGAATATAACCGTGTTACAAATACTACTTCCACAGACTTCCCAGGCTATTCTAAAGACGGTGAAAACGCTTGGGATGTCGAAAAGTTCAAGGAAACTTTTGACATcaaaatttctaatttagaCGAAAGAGATGCAacttttgatttaattaatattgatacTTCTATTGCTAACGCTTTCCGTCGTATTATGATGGCCGAAGTTCCAGCAGTGGCTGCAGAACATGTATACTTCCTAAACAACACATCAGTTATTCAAGATGAAGTTTTAGCTCATAGAATTGGTTTAGTTCCACTAAAAGTGGACCCTGATATGCTAACTTGGGTTGATCAAACATTGCCTGAAGAAGAGAGATTTACTGATGAAAATACTATTGTCTTGTCTTTAAATGTTAAATGTACGAAAAATGACAAAGCCCCAAAGGACTGTACCGatccaaaaattttatataataatgctCATGTCTATGCTCgtgatttaaaatttgaaccACAAGGTAAACAGGTTGAAACATTTGCAAATTGTCCTGTCGTTCCAACTGATCcagatattttattagcTAAATTGAGACCAGGCCAAGAAATCTCCTTGAGAGCTCATTGTATATTAGGTATTGGTAGTGATCATGCTAAGTTTTCCCCGGTCGCTACTGCTTCCTATAGATTATTACCACATATCAACATTACAGAGCCAATAAGAGGCAAGGATGCagaaaaattccaaaaatgTTTTACACCAGGCGTTATTGGCATCAAAGATGGTGAAGCTTATGTTAAAGATGCTAGAATGGATACAGTATCGAGAGAGGTCTTCAGACATCAAGAATTTGCAGATAAGGTTAAGCTAGGTAGAGTTAGAGATCATTTTGTCTTTAATGTAGAAAGTACTGGTGCTATGCCACCTGAAGAAATCTTCTTTAAGTCTGTCAGAATCCTGAAGAACAAAgctcaatatttaaaggaATGTACCATAAGTGAATAAATGGACccataaattaaataaattaaatattttattaattagcATTCATTCAAAcctaaattaattttcatttcatACTTGTGTAgtactttttttctttttctattattctacaattaaatttataaagtTCAGTAATATTAACTTGTTCTTCTCTATCAAAGAGAACTATAGTAAGGTTTGCGTCCTTTGAAGTAAACTTCAATTGTTTCTATTATacattttatatattctattaGGGATTCTATCTAaggtattattataatctAGATTAAGTAtgtaattattttgtttcaaattcaacCACAAACTCATTACCAAAGGCAGCTATTTCATGGAATATTGCTTCTTTGTTCAATGAAACATGTTCTTGATCGACAGGCTTGATATTACAATCAATGTTCACCTTAAAAGCATGGTCTTGTTTAAACATTGGTTTAATTAATGCTGTAATAACATTTTTATCTCCATTTTCTCCACCATTGGCCCCCATATATTTATGACTAGAAAAGATAATGCTGTTTTTgtatttcatatttaaatacttaACTAACTGATAAGTTGGATCCATCTTCTCAGAGATAGAATCTAAATCAGATGGAAATTTGGTTGGTAATTGAGATAAATTCTTGAATTCAGTGTTTTCCAATATACCACAAGAGGCTTTTAATGGTTTTGGTGCTTTTAATTGGACAACAAAATCATAATCCTTTAATGCAGgagtaaataataaatcaacaGTTTGTTTGTTTAGTCCGTGAGTCTCTAAAATGTTGACTGCAACTTTAGCCAATGCTGTCACACGAGTGGCAATTGGTAGCGGAATACCACTAGAGTATAATAAACCACTAGGATCAATCTTAGAAGcaataaagaattgaatGTTTAAACCATGTGGATCACTTTTTCTCAAGTTGGTAAAATTAGATTGTATAGCCTTATATTGAGCTAATGTAAGTTTTTCTGATAACTTTTTTAATGTTTTAGAATCTAAGTCTGAACCACCAATACTAGTTTCAAAACCACTTTCGAATTCTTCCTCAGGCTTTATTAGatctaaaattaaaggGTCTTCCTTCCAATTCCATTGacttaaaaattttaaaatttttaagaaCCCGTTTTCAAGAGAACCAGGAATTAGGTATGGTGAATGGTCAACAAAAGGTTTCATTGCAATCAATTCAACTAGTTCATCACTTAAATGtcctaataataaatgaatatccagccattttttaaatagtCTAACAGTTGcagaataataatgataagagtgtgaaatattttcaatagttCTTGTATGTCTAGCAGAAGCTAAGTATTTAGCAGTAAATTTTAAGAAAGTGTTTTCTAATTCAggttttaattcatttcttGCATTTGAAATAGCTCTTAAATACAAGATTTCATCACGTTCAGTTAAAACTCTAAACTTAAAACCATAACCTTCTGGggttaaaatatttaaaatagttatttccaaattataAGGAATTGATTCATCACGAGTGAAAAAcgatttaaatttatcacTGTGTTCTGTATTAAGTTGTTCATGGATTTTCAATAAGAAGGCAGATTTTGACTTTTCTAAAGAAGTAATTTCATCTGGCCATTTTTGAGAGGTTTCAAATTCCAAAATAACATCTTGGAAGAAATCTGGATCAGAATAAGCAAATGGAACAGGTTGGCATAAAGAAGTATATCTAAATTTCGAGCCAACTGGTTGGATggatttaattgataaaggTAATTGCATTTTGAAAAGGACTTTGtataattcatcaaaagatttcttcaaattgaaatagcttgataaattcaaaattgaaGTTTTAGAACTTGCAGGAAGATTTGgtaatggtaataaatcttggaattgttttgtaattgtaTCATTAATTGTAACATTTTCGAATAAGTGACTTTGGAGaacaaatttcaaaatagaCGAAATTACTGGTTCAGATGAAGATGTTTGCCATATACAACAATGAGTAATTGACCCATCTTTGAATCGACGTAACGAAGATTTGATGCCCcagaaatttttgaaattaattgcCTCTTCAGTTGGTTCTTCTGAATGAGCTGGGCCTCTTGTCACTAGTTTTTCCGATTCTGCTGGAtttgttaataatttgattctAATTGCAGTAAAATTGGCAATCAGATTTTTAGAgtgataaatttttcttcttgtgATGGGGAACGAAGACTTTTGTCCCAACAGTTGTATTTCGAAAGTAGTAATTCTATCACCTAAGGAgaatttgatgattttagaaattttatcCACcaagaaattttcaaaagttataaattttattctttcaaAAGGACCAAAATCTTCATACAATTCATTCATGGCAACTTTTAGAGATGCTACAGGGAATGATAAATCATAAACtaaatcatattttatattatctaatttattgatattagtTAAGAAAacatttgaaaattgaTCTTGTACCACGTTATTTAACATCTTTAAAGTTTCAGTGGCATAtagttttaaaatcttaTAAGACTCAATTGACATTTTACttagaatattaatattggtTGATCTATCATAGATGGTTgggaaattaaaagattccTCTGTGTATTTTGAAGTATGGAAATGAGCATTTGTTGAATCATCTGATGAGGAAGTTGATGGCATGGAATGGAAATGTAAATGACCCTTTGAAGAAAGATCCATTGTAGCTAAGTATTTGATAACACCcttaaataattgataagAGGAAAACCCATGCAATAATATCTTATTACCATTAATACCACCCCCGTTTAATAGAGCAGCCATTAATAGAGAAAATTCGAATGAACCAAATCCACCTAATGAGCCTGAATGGGCTAAACTTGAACTGAACCCACGTTGATTTAGCCATAGTCTACCTAATATTGTAGCTTCTTGGAAAGACTCGGtgatttttttggttttatataaatatttcaaatatatttcatggcttgaagatgataaaacggagaaattatataataacgTTGGAGGTAATGCTGAAtgtgatgaagaattattatttgagtCCTTTTCTATGGCTACTctaatacaattttttttgggagataattttttagtatCAAATGCTTTAAATGGAAAGCCAATGATTAAATTTATGGAGAAATTTGTCTTTTGGAAATTATAGGGAGATtcttttttagaatttgtttcattagaacatgataattttaaaattggtaATAGTGGATCATTATTAAGATAGGTGTattccaaatttaataaatcttttaaagaagaatCCTTTGCTAACAATGAAGATAGATGATGTGTCAAGTAAGCTAAATAAACACTTCTCTTATGAAGACATCtaaaatttaagaaatccTTTTTATCAAACAGCTCTATGGGCAttgttaataaaatatctatGGAATTGCCATTTGGTTGGTTTATAAAAGTCTTTAATGGGAATGAACCAATTAGAGACACTTGGTCTGGagatttataattaaatttatagtttGTGGAAGATGCAATAGGTTTTGGATCGGCAAATGGAATCTTGACTGTTTTATCATCGAAATAAGTTTCTACATCTGCTAAAGACGATTCTTTCCAATCTGGAATTAATTGTAGAACGTCGTATAGTTTATGTAAGAATTTTTCTAGCTTTGAAACATGGTTTGGGTTAACTTTAACTTGGTTCAACAACTCATCGATTTGTaatttgaagatattagatttaaataattcagcTGTCTCTCTAGCTATTTGAATATCTTGAGCAGTTGTTCTTGAAGCAGGTTTTTTATCTGAGTTTCCTTCTTTAAGTTGGTCTTCGTTGTCTTCGTtgtcttcttcttcttcttcttcttcttcttcttcttcttcttcttcttctttctcATGATCTTTAACTTTTTCTACttcttgattatttttaagCTTTGAGTTGTCTATCTTAGCTAgtttaatattagttttgcttttaatatcagaaGCATCAGAATCATGACTAGCCTTTCTTTTAACAGCAgccatatttatttttattagttgttAAAGTGAGTGGAATTATAATagttgaataaaataaatggaAATAGGTATACAGATGtagataaataaataataaagtacTGGAATACTActtaagaaaaaaaaaaagaaataaaatatcagtTTAATggaacaaattaaaaattaaaaaaaattaatttcaacaaaTGATATAATGCAACaggaaaataaagaacaaaattatccagaataataatacgggtaaaatgtttattatcttttttttttattttttgcaaTATTTTAGAATCGATGGATGTTATTTATCGTTATCggttttcttatttttatcatatataataatgataaataataatatatatataatagcaagatatatagataatagtatttttttagctATCGACTATCAAGGAATGTCACATGGCAACTGTCAACACATGCCACGTGTACGGCATGATTCCAGCCGTATTACCGTTGGCAGAATACCCGCCAAGCGGCCAGTAGCCGCCCAACATTCGCCACACAATAGCCTCCATAGTAAATAACACATACTTACTGTATGGCCCACTAATCCACCTCCAAGAAACGCAAACATAGGTCATGCTGAAGCAGGAACCAAACAAACCCTGAAGGTAGTTTAGTGTGATTACTATGAAGATACTAGAGTGTGTTAGTGAGTGGAAAAAACAGTTAAGCTAAGGAAGATGGAAGAGGAGGACCAAGACAAAGAGGAGGGAGGATTAGGAGGATTAGGAGGATAGAGAAAGTTGCGtctttttggaaaaatctCTAGAAGGAGCCTGCGTGGAGCTAGAAGGAGGTGCTTGGTGGGAAAAATGGGATGCTAGAGGGAATGTTTGGAAGGCTAGTAGGGGGATTGCCAGTGGGAAAGCAATAACGGCAAGTCGGGCTaggattaaaaaaaaactttgaaaaaagtgaaaaaaaaaacatagGAAGTCACTTTGTACGATTGTATGTCAAGCAGATTGATCACGTGCGAAAGTGAAAATTTTGCAAAAAATGCCCATTGCCAGAATTGAACTAGCGACCTCTGCATTACAAGTGCAGCGCTCTACCACTAAGCTAAACAggctgttgttgtttttgttGTGTTGTAAACCAACTTAGGAGTACGATACACTTAATTAGTAACTACCAAAACTTAACttaacaatcttattaacttaacaccagttaatacttcgaacttacgaatataattgttgttctttttaaactaaataactatataaaagaactataaatttatgtcttaagtctggaaaagctggcctttaaatacttttcaaaggtcaacgCCAGCTTTCCCaatttactttaattggacTGTTTGTAAACTTACTTACAAGGGTAGGAGTGCACAGTTTGAGTAATTCTGGCTAACTAGTAGAGATTATGCATCGAACAGATATTCACAGGTATGCAACTAGCAGTTGCTCAGTGTTGTGTACAATTTCTAGTTAGcaacttgtagatgagtataaagtcGATCTCGTCTACAACAATTTGTGGTTACCTTatgtatttgaataattaaagatattcaaAAGCAGAAGTAGATTCAATTTAGAAGAACAATTGTTTAATTACATTATAAATAATCGTTTATATaagtttataaaattatttatgtAAATTAAGCAAAAGTAGGGAATCCCATATTGTTCCAACCCCAAGTATCATTGAAACGAATATTTCTGTTAatgtttgaaatttcaaccaattcttcatttgatAAAGTAAGAGTGgattcaatatttaaattcatcaataatCTTTCCTTCTTGGAAGATTTTGGAATTACAGCAACACCATTTTGATTAGCCCATCTTAATAAAACTTCACTAGTAGTAACATTGTATTTGGAAGCAATTCTCTTGATAACTGGATGATCAAACAAGTTTGGAGTGTCTTCCTTTAATTCGGAACCCAATTCCAAATAAGATTGTTGACCGAATGAAGAATATGCTACCACTATGATTTGTTCACGTTTACAATAATCAACTAAACGTGATTGAGTCAAATATGGATGATGTTCAATTTGTAAAGTAACAGGTTTAATCTTGCAACCCATTAAAACGTCTTGTAATAAACCACCTTGTAAGTTGGAAACACCAATAGATTTGATCAATCCTTCTTCGACTAAAGCTTCCATTGCATGGTAAGTATCCAAGTAAGGAACTTTTTGCAAACTGATCTTGCCTTGTGCAGCATCTTCTTTACCGGTGTAAAATCCGGGTGggtatttttcttcaattggaACAAATTTGAATGCTAATGGGAAATggatataatataaatctAAATAATCCAAACCTAAATCGGATAAAGTCTTTTTAACAGCCAACTTAACATGATCTGGGTGATGGTAAGTGTTCCATAATTTGGAAACGATGAACAGATCAGATCTTTTGACgattttttcatcaatgGCTCTACGGATACCTTGACCAACCTCTTTTTCATTACCATAATCTTCAGCACCATCAAATAAACGGTAACCTAATTTAATAGCTTGATAAACTTGTTCAGCACAAACAGTATTAGGAATTTTCCAACAACCTAAACCGACCATTGGCATTTTTAAACCATTGTTAAGAGCAGCTAAAGaagacattttttttgttgttgttgttgtattGGATTGTGTTTTTAAGTGATTGTTTACTTGTgtctatttattttattatttcatattCGAAACAAACTTTCAAAGCATTCTTGTATGTGCCCTATTTATACTTTTCAATTCCTTCAAAACTCCAGGTTGTAAAGGtaacaatgaaaaaaaaggaaaggTTAGATCTAAGGGAACCTATTCTATATTACCGAATTTGCAGCCACATTCTAAGTAATGCTGCGGTACTTTCTCTGCGGAATTTACAGTCACATTCTTAATATCCGTGCCTACTGACATTCTCTGACTCTACGGACTTACTGTGGCAGCAATTGCGGGGGAGAACTCATCGGAGGAGACTATTTTACATGGCTGCAAAAATGGTAAAACGTTAGcgttataatatatattaaagatgTATTAAATTGTGAATGTTAATTTTAATGGCGgcaaaaataattaaataacgTCATAAATTTACTAAGATGTCAAAAGTGTGCATATTGTATTCTGAATATGTATTTGAATGGCTGCAAAAAAATGCTAAACCTACGTTTTAAAGATACTATAGTGGTTCAAGTGCATGTGAATATGTATTGAAATGAGCAAATTATATTGAGGGTATAG includes:
- the TBLA0F01720 gene encoding uncharacterized protein, giving the protein MSSLAALNNGLKMPMVGLGCWKIPNTVCAEQVYQAIKLGYRLFDGAEDYGNEKEVGQGIRRAIDEKIVKRSDLFIVSKLWNTYHHPDHVKLAVKKTLSDLGLDYLDLYYIHFPLAFKFVPIEEKYPPGFYTGKEDAAQGKISLQKVPYLDTYHAMEALVEEGLIKSIGVSNLQGGLLQDVLMGCKIKPVTLQIEHHPYLTQSRLVDYCKREQIIVVAYSSFGQQSYLELGSELKEDTPNLFDHPVIKRIASKYNVTTSEVLLRWANQNGVAVIPKSSKKERLLMNLNIESTLTLSNEELVEISNINRNIRFNDTWGWNNMGFPTFA
- the UTP22 gene encoding rRNA-processing protein UTP22 (similar to Saccharomyces cerevisiae UTP22 (YGR090W); ancestral locus Anc_3.426), with the translated sequence MAAVKRKASHDSDASDIKSKTNIKLAKIDNSKLKNNQEVEKVKDHEKEEEEEEEEEEEEEEEDNEDNEDQLKEGNSDKKPASRTTAQDIQIARETAELFKSNIFKLQIDELLNQVKVNPNHVSKLEKFLHKLYDVLQLIPDWKESSLADVETYFDDKTVKIPFADPKPIASSTNYKFNYKSPDQVSLIGSFPLKTFINQPNGNSIDILLTMPIELFDKKDFLNFRCLHKRSVYLAYLTHHLSSLLAKDSSLKDLLNLEYTYLNNDPLLPILKLSCSNETNSKKESPYNFQKTNFSINLIIGFPFKAFDTKKLSPKKNCIRVAIEKDSNNNSSSHSALPPTLLYNFSVLSSSSHEIYLKYLYKTKKITESFQEATILGRLWLNQRGFSSSLAHSGSLGGFGSFEFSLLMAALLNGGGINGNKILLHGFSSYQLFKGVIKYLATMDLSSKGHLHFHSMPSTSSSDDSTNAHFHTSKYTEESFNFPTIYDRSTNINILSKMSIESYKILKLYATETLKMLNNVVQDQFSNVFLTNINKLDNIKYDLVYDLSFPVASLKVAMNELYEDFGPFERIKFITFENFLVDKISKIIKFSLGDRITTFEIQLLGQKSSFPITRRKIYHSKNLIANFTAIRIKLLTNPAESEKLVTRGPAHSEEPTEEAINFKNFWGIKSSLRRFKDGSITHCCIWQTSSSEPVISSILKFVLQSHLFENVTINDTITKQFQDLLPLPNLPASSKTSILNLSSYFNLKKSFDELYKVLFKMQLPLSIKSIQPVGSKFRYTSLCQPVPFAYSDPDFFQDVILEFETSQKWPDEITSLEKSKSAFLLKIHEQLNTEHSDKFKSFFTRDESIPYNLEITILNILTPEGYGFKFRVLTERDEILYLRAISNARNELKPELENTFLKFTAKYLASARHTRTIENISHSYHYYSATVRLFKKWLDIHLLLGHLSDELVELIAMKPFVDHSPYLIPGSLENGFLKILKFLSQWNWKEDPLILDLIKPEEEFESGFETSIGGSDLDSKTLKKLSEKLTLAQYKAIQSNFTNLRKSDPHGLNIQFFIASKIDPSGLLYSSGIPLPIATRVTALAKVAVNILETHGLNKQTVDLLFTPALKDYDFVVQLKAPKPLKASCGILENTEFKNLSQLPTKFPSDLDSISEKMDPTYQLVKYLNMKYKNSIIFSSHKYMGANGGENGDKNVITALIKPMFKQDHAFKVNIDCNIKPVDQEHVSLNKEAIFHEIAAFGNEFVVEFETK